One Bombus huntii isolate Logan2020A chromosome 12, iyBomHunt1.1, whole genome shotgun sequence DNA segment encodes these proteins:
- the LOC126871874 gene encoding 7-methylguanosine phosphate-specific 5'-nucleotidase isoform X1 → MTSEINLDDFPTLKLKHVHIKDKRRLLRTINTMLTDGCNSLQIVTDFDLTLTKQHVNGKKVLSSFGIFSKCKQLPDIYAKESSRLYQKYRPIEIDPNLSIEVKTEAMREWMIAAEEILKGIPFTPDEIPEISNIYGTHLRDGTKEFFKKLHFVKIPVLVFSAGLGDIVEAILKNQGVLFDNVKIISNFLKYKDGKLAGFQNERLIHVFNKNEHAIEQDYFKVLEGRKNVFLMGDTIGDASMVDGMVNTRAVLKIGFLYDNIESSLASFMEKFDIVLVDDQTMQVPIDILRLLL, encoded by the exons ATGACTTCCGAAATAAACCTGGATGAT TTCCCAACACTGAAACTAAAACATGTGCATATTAAGGACAAAAGACGTCTATTAAGGACAATAAACACAATGTTGACAGATGGATGTAATTCTTTACAG ATAGTCACCGATTTTGACTTAACATTAACTAAACAACACGTCAATGGAAAAAAAGTTCTCAGTAGTTTTg gaaTCTTTAGCAAGTGCAAGCAACTTCCAGATATATATGCGAAGGAATCAAGTCGTCTTTATCAGAAATACAGACCGATCGAAATAGATCCTAATTTATCTATTGAAGTAAAAACAGAGGCAATGAGAGAATGGATGATAGCAGCAGAGGAAATACTGAAAGGAATACCTTTTACTCCTGATGAAATACCAGAAATAAgcaatatttatggaacacaTTTAAGGGATGGTactaaagaattttttaaaaaactgcACTTTGTTAAAATTCCAGTACTAGTCTTTAGCGCTGGTTTAGGAGATATCGTCGAAGCTATATTAAAGAATCAAGGAGTTCTATTTGATAATGTAAAG aTAATCTCCaattttctcaaatataaaGATGGAAAATTGGCAGGCTTTCAAAATGAAAGACTAATTCATGTTTTCAATAAAAACGAACATGCAATAGAACAAGACTATTTTAAAGTTCTTGAAGGaaggaaaaatgtttttttaatggGTGATACCATAGGAGATGCATCGATGGTCGATGGAATGGTGAATACACGTGCTGTACTAAAAATTGGTTTTCTTTATGACAAT ATTGAAAGCAGCCTAGCTtcatttatggaaaaatttGACATTGTCTTGGTCGATGATCAAACGATGCAAGTTCCGATCGATATATTAAGACTattgttataa
- the LOC126871874 gene encoding 7-methylguanosine phosphate-specific 5'-nucleotidase isoform X2 has translation MTSEINLDDFPTLKLKHVHIKDKRRLLRTINTMLTDGCNSLQIVTDFDLTLTKQHVNGKKVLSSFDIYAKESSRLYQKYRPIEIDPNLSIEVKTEAMREWMIAAEEILKGIPFTPDEIPEISNIYGTHLRDGTKEFFKKLHFVKIPVLVFSAGLGDIVEAILKNQGVLFDNVKIISNFLKYKDGKLAGFQNERLIHVFNKNEHAIEQDYFKVLEGRKNVFLMGDTIGDASMVDGMVNTRAVLKIGFLYDNIESSLASFMEKFDIVLVDDQTMQVPIDILRLLL, from the exons ATGACTTCCGAAATAAACCTGGATGAT TTCCCAACACTGAAACTAAAACATGTGCATATTAAGGACAAAAGACGTCTATTAAGGACAATAAACACAATGTTGACAGATGGATGTAATTCTTTACAG ATAGTCACCGATTTTGACTTAACATTAACTAAACAACACGTCAATGGAAAAAAAGTTCTCAGTAGTTTTg ATATATATGCGAAGGAATCAAGTCGTCTTTATCAGAAATACAGACCGATCGAAATAGATCCTAATTTATCTATTGAAGTAAAAACAGAGGCAATGAGAGAATGGATGATAGCAGCAGAGGAAATACTGAAAGGAATACCTTTTACTCCTGATGAAATACCAGAAATAAgcaatatttatggaacacaTTTAAGGGATGGTactaaagaattttttaaaaaactgcACTTTGTTAAAATTCCAGTACTAGTCTTTAGCGCTGGTTTAGGAGATATCGTCGAAGCTATATTAAAGAATCAAGGAGTTCTATTTGATAATGTAAAG aTAATCTCCaattttctcaaatataaaGATGGAAAATTGGCAGGCTTTCAAAATGAAAGACTAATTCATGTTTTCAATAAAAACGAACATGCAATAGAACAAGACTATTTTAAAGTTCTTGAAGGaaggaaaaatgtttttttaatggGTGATACCATAGGAGATGCATCGATGGTCGATGGAATGGTGAATACACGTGCTGTACTAAAAATTGGTTTTCTTTATGACAAT ATTGAAAGCAGCCTAGCTtcatttatggaaaaatttGACATTGTCTTGGTCGATGATCAAACGATGCAAGTTCCGATCGATATATTAAGACTattgttataa
- the LOC126871870 gene encoding cholesterol 7-desaturase nvd — translation MAGWWSLGGAFLLLFGILLASYLYKINWIKDLRFEGDNKRVLANYLESKKRKLGKLPPVYPNGWFALLESSQLDKGQVKHVAALGQNFAVFRTDNGTVRILDAYCPHLGANMAEGGRVKGDCLECPFHGWLFRGSDGQCDYIPYADKVPHIARTKTWKSCEANEIIFVWHHAEGLEPHWQPQTISHVLNRTWRYQGRNEFLINCHIQEVAENGADSAHLSAVHGPAIFAKIARIFSAFARHSWTNVNWAPHNSFLESQNSNGTESEKQDGENLRHRAYMTLRHRLILFEKFQVLPLDVNVQQIGPGYVELMMHSSLGSMCIFQTVTPMEPLLQKVTHVLYCPPLLGPYASMLFLGECLMFERDVAIWNRKKFEKRPLLVKEDKSIIAYRRWYAQFYSEHSPSYHSAIKSLQW, via the exons ATGGCCGGATGGTGGAGCCTCGGTGGTGCTTTTCTTCTGCTTTTTGGTATTCTCCTTGCTTCCTATTTGTACAAGATCAACTGGATCAAG GACCTAAGATTCGAAGGTGACAACAAAAGAGTTTTAGCCAATTACTTGGAATCGAAAAAGCGTAAATTGGGTAAGCTTCCTCCGGTTTATCCGAACGGGTGGTTTGCCCTGTTAGAGAGTTCTCAATTGGACAAGGGTCAAGTAAAACACGTAGCTGCTCTCGGACAGAATTTTGCCGTCTTCAG AACAGATAATGGGACGGTGAGAATTTTAGACGCTTATTGCCCTCATCTGGGTGCAAATATGGCAGAGGGTGGCCGTGTAAAGGGTGATTGCTTGGAATGTCCCTTTCACGGTTGGCTATTTCGCGGTTCCGATGGACAATGCGATTACATTCCCTATGCTGACAAAG TGCCACATATTGCCAGAACGAAAACTTGGAAAAGTTGCGAGGCTAACGAGATCATCTTCGTTTGGCACCACGCCGAGGGATTAGAACCACACTGGCAGCCGCAAACGATTAGTCACGTTTTAAACCGAACATGGCGTTATCAGGGTCGAAACGAGTTTCTTATCAATTGTCATATACAG GAAGTTGCGGAGAATGGTGCCGATTCGGCACACCTGAGCGCGGTGCACGGACCAGcgatatttgcaaaaattgCACGTATCTTCTCTGCTTTCGCTCGTCATTCGTGGACGAACGTCAATTGGGCACCGCATAATTCTTTCTTAGAATCTCAAAACTCGAACGGAACCGAGTCAGAGAAACAGGACGGTGAAAATTTAAGGCACAGAGCATACATGACTTTACGGCACAGACTGATTCTGTTCGAGAAGTTCCAAGTTTTACCATTGGACGTAAACGTTCAGCAAATCGGCCCAGGATACGTTGAACTCATGATGCACAGCTCTCTAGGATCCATGTGTATTTTCCAAACGGTGACACCGATGGAACCCCTCTTACAAAAG GTGACTCACGTACTATACTGTCCACCATTGCTTGGTCCATACGCTAGTATGTTATTCCTAGGAGAGTGTTTAATGTTCGAAAGAGACGTAGCCATTTGGAATCGAAAGAAGTTCGAGAAACGACCGCTCCTGGTCAAAGAAGATAAAAGTATAATTGCTTATCGCAGGTGGTACGCCCAATTTTATTCGGAGCATAGTCCAAGTTATCATTCCGCTATCAAATCTTTACAATGGTAG